In Oenanthe melanoleuca isolate GR-GAL-2019-014 chromosome 9, OMel1.0, whole genome shotgun sequence, the following are encoded in one genomic region:
- the PLS1 gene encoding plastin-1 yields the protein MENNITTISREELEELREAFGKIDIDNSGYVSDYELQDLFKEASLPLPGYKVREIVEKIILVTDSNKDGKINFEEFVSIIQELKSKDVSKSFRKSINKKQGITAIGGTSAISSEGTQHSYSEEEKVAFVNWINKALQDDPDCKHLLPMNPSDASLFKSLADGILLCKMINFSQPDTIDERAINKKKLTPFTISENLNLALNSASAIGCTVVNIGSQDLQEGKPHLVLGLLWQIIKVGLFADIEISRNEALIALLNEGEELDQLMKLSPEDLLLRWVNYHLANAGWQKISNFSQDIKDSRAYYHLLNQIAPKGDDREQLPIKIDFTGFHDKNDLRRAEYMLQQADKLGCRQFVTPADVVAGNPKLNLAFVANLFNTYPGLHKPDNSSYDLNLLEGESKEERTFRNWMNSLGVSPYVNHLYSDLSDALIIFQLYDMTRVPVDWSHVNKPPYSLLGGNMKKIENCNYAVELGKTKAKFSLVGIAGHDLNEGNPTLTLALVWQLMRRYTLNVLSDLGEGEKVNDEIIIRWVNQTLANANKKTSITSFKDKSVSTSLPVLDLIDAIAPKAVRPEMVKREDLSYQDKLNNAKYAISVARKIGARIYALPDDLVEVKPKMVMTVFACLMGRGLNRIK from the exons ATGGAGAACAACATAACTACTATATCTCGTGAAGAGCTTGAAGAGCTACGAGAAGCATTTGGCAAAATAG ATATTGACAACAGTGGGTATGTCAGTGATTACGAGCTTCAAGACCTGTTTAAAGAAGCAAGTCTGCCCTTGCCTGGTTACAAAGTCCGGGAGATTGTAGAAAAAATCATTTTAGTGACAGATAGCAACAAGGATGGGAAAATCAACTTTGAAGAATTTGTCTCT ataaTTCAGGAGTTGAAAAGTAAAGATGTTAGCAAATCTTTCCgaaaatcaataaataaaaagcaaggtATTACAGCAATTGGAGGAACATCAGCAATATCTAgtgaggggacacagcactCCTATTCAG aggaagaaaaagttgCTTTTGTTAATTGGATAAATAAAGCTCTACAAGATGACCCAGACTGTAAGCACCTCCTACCCATGAACCCATCAGATGCCAGTCTGTTTAAATCCCTTGCAGATGGCATCCTTCTTTG CAAAATGATCAACTTTTCACAACCAGATACAATTGATGAAAGGGCTATTAATAAGAAAAAACTCACTCCTTTCACTATTTCT GAAAACCTTAACCTGGCTCTGAACTCAGCATCTGCCATTGGCTGCACGGTTGTCAATATTGGATCACAAGATTTGCAAGAAGGAAAACCACACTTGGTGTTAGGGCTCTTGTGGCAGATCATTAAAGTTGGCCTTTTTGCTGATATAGAGATCTCCAGAAATGAAG CTCTTATTGCCTTGCTAAATGAAGGGGAAGAGCTGGATCAGTTAATGAAGCTTTCCCCAGAAGACCTCTTGCTGCGCTGGGTGAATTACCATCTGGCCAATGCAGGGTGGCAGAAAATCAGTAACTTCAGCCAAGACATTAAG GATTCAAGAGCGTATTACCATCTGTTGAATCAGATTGCACCCAAAGGAGATGACCGTGAACAACTGCCCATTAAAATTGACTTTACAGGATTTCAT gATAAAAATGACTTGAGGAGGGCTGAATACATGCTCCAACAGGCAGATAAATTGGGCTGCAGACAGTTCGTAACTCCAGCTGATGTGGTTGCAGGCAACCCTAAGCTCAATTTGGCTTTTGTTGCAAATCTCTTTAACACATATCCAGGCCTGCACAAGCCTGACAATTCATCTTACGATCTCAATTTATTAGAAG GAGAAAGTAAGGAAGAAAGGACTTTCAGGAACTGGATGAATTCACTGGGTGTAAGCCCATATGTTAATCATTTATACag TGACCTTTCTGATGCTTTAATCATCTTCCAACTGTATGACATGACACGTGTACCGGTTGACTGGAGCCACGTCAACAAACCTCCTTACTCATTGCTGGGTGGCAACATGAAAAAG attgaGAATTGCAATTATGCAGTAGAACTTGGGAAGACAAAAGCCAAATTCTCACTGGTTGGTATTGCTGGACACGATCTAAATGAGGGGAATCCAACTCTGACTTTGGCTTTGGTATGGCAGCTGATGAGAAG GTATACTTTGAATGTATTATCTGACCTAGGAGAGGGCGAAAAAGTAAATGATGAAATTATTATTAGATGGGTGAATCAGACACTTGCAAATGCAAATAAGAAAACTTCAATTACAAGTTTCAAG gacaAATCAGTTAGCACCAGTTTACCTGTCCTAGATTTAATAGATGCCATTGCACCAAAAGCAGTTCGTCCAGAAATGGTCAAGAGAGAAGACCTCTCTTACCAAGACAAATTGAATAATGCCAA gTATGCCATTTCAGTTGCTCGAAAAATCGGTGCTCGTATTTATGCTCTCCCAGATGATCTGGTTGAAGTGAAGCCAAAAATGGTGATGACAGTGTTTGCATGTTTGATGGGAAGAGGActgaacagaataaaataa